A section of the Glandiceps talaboti chromosome 8, keGlaTala1.1, whole genome shotgun sequence genome encodes:
- the LOC144438617 gene encoding uncharacterized protein LOC144438617 isoform X2 produces the protein MACLANHSWVSFRGFSEAYNDVVRQLKGDGIMKDFLQNKAEPSTSAQIRCCFWFTNTVTEKSCVRYVFQWGIGI, from the exons ATGGCCTGTCTTGC AAACCATTCTTGGGTTAGCTTCAGAGGTTTTTCAGAAGCATACAATGATGTTGTGAGACAACTCAAAGGAGACGGCATAATGAAAGACTTCTTACAAAATAAAGCTGAGCCCTCAACATCTGCACAAATACGGTGTTGTTTCTG GTTCACAAATACAGTTACAGAAAAAAGCTGTGTCAGATATGTTTTTCAATGGGGAATTGGCATATGA
- the LOC144438602 gene encoding fibroblast growth factor 9-like, giving the protein MCAVEQLLSSSLLLIALLTTATVLQCAAAPRYEHSEKEGVPKNDGDATTNVDVMDYGHLLDLDNATDYQNDGQIVRQIMEEPRLRMLYSRTGYHLQLLSNGAVTGTNSGSDKFAFLQIISVRPPSIVAIKGVYSGKYLAMNKKGVLYATGRCLITQKKSRNCHFSEGMDLSQRYNTYSSVKYPPPRPKGKSRKKKSRRRKASKYYVALDSRGHPMEGPDTRLEKEHVLFLPRLVRDEAAMNAARTYLSQDTTE; this is encoded by the exons ATGTGTGCTGTCGAGCAATTGCTCTCTTCTTCGCTACTACTAATTGCACTTCTAACCACGGCCACGGTCTTACAGTGTGCGGCTGCGCCTCGTTATGAACACTCCGAAAAAGAAGGGGTTCCAAAGAACGACGGCGACGCGACAACAAATGTGGACGTTATGGATTATGGCCATTTACTTGACTTAGACAACGCGACAGATTACCAAAATGACGGACAAATAGTTCGTCAAATTATGGAAGAACCACGTTTGCGAATGTTATACAGCCGAACTGGTTATCACTTACAACTGTTGAGCAATGGCGCTGTTACCGGGACTAACTCGGGTTCGGATAAGTTTG CCTTTTTGCAGATCATCTCGGTAAGACCGCCTTCGATCGTGGCTATTAAAGGCGTGTACAGTGGGAAGTATTTAGCGATGAATAAGAAAGGCGTCTTGTATGCCACAGGGCGATGTTTAATAACG CAAAAGAAGTCGCGGAACTGTCATTTCAGTGAAGGCATGGACTTGAGTCAGAGATACAACACGTATTCGTCGGTCAAGTATCCTCCACCGAGGCCGAAGGGAAAATCACGCAAGAAAAAGTCTAGAAGACGAAAAGCTAGTAAATATTACGTAGCCTTAGATTCGAGAGGACACCCTATGGAAGGCCCTGATACCAGGCTCGAGAAAGAACACGTACTATTCCTCCCAAGGTTAGTGCGTGATGAGGCGGCGATGAATGCTGCAAGAACTTATCTTTCACAGGACACGACGGAATGA
- the LOC144438617 gene encoding uncharacterized protein LOC144438617 isoform X1 encodes MDIIKADGRIQNLKKSHDALVIIHISKDMKYLEENAIMTLLCAKLTYVGVQCLFFSINHALVNMPKRFNYIEVIFQRALEDHRIAIDEEDEETKEGTSFIHQISGEKMLCLFLKRHLQLLPFMNGWPVLRKNHSWVSFRGFSEAYNDVVRQLKGDGIMKDFLQNKAEPSTSAQIRCCFWFTNTVTEKSCVRYVFQWGIGI; translated from the exons ATGGACATTATCAAGGCTGATGGAAGAATACAAAACCTTAAGAAAAGCCATGATGCTTTGGTGATTATCCATATTTCAAAAGATATGAAGTACCTAGAAGAAAATGCGATAATGACATTGTTGTGTGCCAAGTTAACATATGTTGGGgtacaatgtttatttttttccatcaatCATGCACTTGTCAACATGCCCAAGAGGTTTAATTACATCGAGGTTATATTTCAAAGAGCGCTCGAAGATCATAGAATTGCAATTGATGAGGAAGATGAGGAGACAAAAGAGGGCACAAGTTTTATCCATCAGATATCAGGAGAAAAGATGCTCTGTCTATTTCTGAAGAGGCATTTGCAGCTGTTGCCCTTCATGAATGGATGGCCTGTCTTGCgtaa AAACCATTCTTGGGTTAGCTTCAGAGGTTTTTCAGAAGCATACAATGATGTTGTGAGACAACTCAAAGGAGACGGCATAATGAAAGACTTCTTACAAAATAAAGCTGAGCCCTCAACATCTGCACAAATACGGTGTTGTTTCTG GTTCACAAATACAGTTACAGAAAAAAGCTGTGTCAGATATGTTTTTCAATGGGGAATTGGCATATGA